Within Terriglobia bacterium, the genomic segment TGCCGTGCACATGGATCACACCGACACCGGGCATGAGGACGTGATCCATCAGGATTTCCATAACGACGCGGCCTATGACGACGTGGCGCACGGAGACAGTTACGCATGACTCTTGACCTAACCACCTATCGAGTGAAAAGGGGAGGTGCTCAGGTACAGGCGGGGGCGAGATCGCGCCTCCTGAGCCAGTACAGAGGCCAATTTATGGCAATTCGACAAGCAAAACTCTGCAGCACGCCCGGATGCGGCAAGTTGACTCATTCTGGGCTGTGCGTCGACTGCCGGCGGCGGAAGCGGGCGAGCTCGGGGAAAGACCGGCGCGGGGCCGTGGGGTACTGCCAGCACTGCGGGCAGAATATCTATGAAACGTTCAGCGCGCACCTGGACAAGTGCGAGGCATACCGCACCTGGTCGGGGCCGTCTCGAATTGTCGTGTAAAGCCCGCCACTGAATCGAGGCGACGAAGCCATATGATGAGCCGTAAAAAACGAGAAGTCTTCTCACAATGCGTAGCTACGCATTATTTCGATATTCTGGAGGCAGGCAGAGAGGTATGGAACCACAGAAAAAGATCCCGTGCGAGAATTGCGGCAAGCTTTTCTATCCCGAACGCCCCTGGCAGAGGTTCTGCTCGACGCACTGCCGGGTCATAGCCTGGGGCCGGCGACATCCCCGGTTGCCGATCGCAGAGGGTTTCCATGTAGAGGTGGTACCGGATGAGCCGGCCGGGAATCCGGCGGCAAAAGAGAGGACCTGACATGCGGGATTCTGTGATACGCTTCCGCCATGCCAGAAGCTGCCGCTTACACGCGCAGCACACCACAAGACCGCTGCTCTCTCTGCAGGAGCCGGGAGGGGCCTTTTCACTTCGAAGAGCGACCTACCGGGTTCAACCTGGAGTTGCAATCCTGGCCGTACTGCGGAAACTGCTGGACGGATAAAAACACTTCAGGAAAATTACCGGAAGTGAAGGTAACCTCTCGCCCGTGCGCGCGAAAAGAAATGCCCGCGATCCTTGGTCAAAATGCAATGGATACTTGTCATCCCGCGTCACCGGCAAGGCGGCGTTGGTGAAAGAAACAGCTTGAAAAACCTCAACCATGCGCATACCATCAACGCTAGTTCCTTCGCGTGTGACAACGCGGAGTGAATAGCGTCTGGCAGGCGCGAACCTCTCAGCCCCGTAAAGGGCAAGGAGGAATCCATGGAGGAATCCATGACAATCAACTTTTCCAACCTCGAAAAACTCTCCAAAAAGATTAACGAAGCCTCGGACGAACTCACAAAAGCGCTGACATGCATCAATGAAAAACTCAATTCACTGAATCTCGGCCTAGAGGTTTGGTGCAGTGCCCCTCTCGATTCTGAGCCCGAATCATCTCAAAATCCCGACGAAAACGAAATACCCACGGAACAGATTTTCTATCTCGGTTATGGAAAACTGGCTGATAAATGGGGAATTCTTGTCAGAAATGAGAGATGGACAGACCCATCAAATTATCGGGATAGAGAACGGGTTTGTACGATCGAAACATCTTTTCTTCTCAGCTCTTCGCGGGCGTTGAGAATAAAGGCTATCAACGAGATTCCCGCCCTGATTTCTCTTCTGGAGGAAGAGGGTGAGAGTTTCACCAAGTCAGTCAGCAAAGCCAAGGAATTGGCCGACGAACTCTAAACCATAATCCGGTTCGCGCCTGCCAGCGATTTCGCTTGACATACAACACGGGTACACGTATCGTTTAAGTATGAACAAACAAAAACTTACCCTAACCGTGGATGATCGCCTGATAGAGCCCATGAAGATCATGGCCGTGAAGCTCAAGCGCAGCCTGAGCGATATCACGGAGGAACTCTATCGGGAATTTCTGAAGCGCGAAGGAAAACCGAAACGATAACCGCAGAGAGCGGGCCTGCCAGCTGGCGAAACAGCCGACAAGCCCTAACCCTGCATTCCTCACGAAAGGAAAGCATGGCTAGACCCAGTTTACACAAAGTCACACCCGCAGCAGAAGCAAAACCGCAGCAGACCTCGTTTGAAGCCGAATGGCTCGAAAAGATCGGCCATCGCCTGGAATTCCTGGGCGACCTGATGTATGACCGGCAAGACGAACTCGGCACCAGCGACCTGAGCGTCGGCATTGAATCCCTGGTTTCGTACTTCAGCCACGAAATTCTGCGTGGCGCCGAATTGCTCAAGCAGAAGGGCGGCGCGGCATGAAAACCAAACTATCAAAATCCGCACCACCAACGCCACAAAAACCCGCAGCACCCGAACCCCCGGCAGAGAGCAAGGGGCGTCCTTACGTCTCGGCCTTTTTCCCGCCTGCCCGTAAGAAGATGCTGGATGAACTGCTACGCATTCTCGGCAAAGCGATGCCGAACAAACGCGCATCGGAAGCCGAGCCGATCATCACGAAATTCATGGAAGCCTTCAACAGGCACATGGAGGAGGCAACGGGAATTTTCGCCCTGGACGACGTTGGGATCAATATCACCGCCCTTGATGAAATTGTGCACCTTTATCACTGCCTCGATGGCCTGCTGGACATGCTGGACCAACTGCCACAGGATAGCGCGGAGAACAGTCTTGCCGATATTCTCCGGCCTGCCGTCCACTGGTTCTGGTGTGTTGTGTCGAGCGACTTTCCGGACCTGAAGTTGATCCGTGAGCGTCTGGTCGCTGCTGGCTACGGTCCCCACATTCAAGGTTAGGAAAGGCGGCGGCGCATGAGCAAACCCAAACGGAAAGCAAAAGGCAAATCCGCTCTGAAATCAAGGATGCTCGCCGTTCTCGCGCTTGATGCAGCTATCCAACGGGTCAGGGCGCTCGCAAAGCAATGCGCGAGTATGACCGACGAATTGAACGGCCTGAATGGCTTTCTCGGCAACATGATAATTGAGGGCAAAGGGAACATTGTCGGCTGGACCGACGAAAAAGAGTAAACGACATTCCGGGCCCGGGGCGACTCGGGCTCTGGAGGGCCTGCATGAAGATCCGCCTTTTCTGCGACGTCGGGGAAACGCTCATAATCGACCACGCCCGGGGCTGTCTGCGCTATCGCGGATCTTCCCGAGTGGTCGACGGCGCCACCCTGCATGCAGACCCGAAAGCCCGGATCTTCACGGATTCACCCGAGCGGGTCTGCCTGGCTCTCGGGATACCGTTTCCCGATCCGCAGGTGATTGAAGAGCAGTGAACCATCAACCGGGGCTCTGGCGCCGGGCTGGAGCCCCTGGAGGACTATGGGAAACCTAATCCAGTTCCCGAACATAGACCGCAGCAAGATCGCTGAATGGGAGGGTGGATGTCCGAAATGTGGCGGCGTTGATGGCTTGCTGAACATCGGGCCAGACCACTTCTGCGTATGCCACAAACACAAGGCGAAATGGTACCGGGGCTCAAATCTACTCAGCGGGTGGCAGCAGGAAACGGAAGAGGATTGGCAGAAAAACGCCGTCCTGCTTGCTGGCTATCGGGAAGTTGAACCTATATTCCCACCAAGAGCGGGAGAAAGTGTTGAGGTCTAACCCATGGGAGTCAAAGTCAGAGAGAAGGTGAAAGGATCGGGCGTGTGGTGGGTGTTCGTCAACCACGACGGCGAGCGCTCCTCGACCCAGGTCGGAAGCTTGAAGGCCGCGAACCGGACCAAGGAAGACTTCGAGCACAGGGTTGCCCTCGGGCTGGAGCTATTCCCGGAGCGGAAGCCGGCGCCCACGGTTCCGACCTTCGAGAAATACTACGAAAAGTTTGAGCGCACTTACTTGAGCGCGTCCTGCCGGGAATCGACGGTTGACAGATACGACCAGGATTTCAGGCTACACCTCAAGCCAAAGCTCGGAGCCGTACCGCTCAACGAAATCGCGCGCGAGCAAATCAAGGAACTCATTGCCGACATGATGGCGAAAGGGCTGTCGCGAAACTCGATCCGGAACACGATGGCGACTCTTCGCGTGACGCTGAATCAGGCGATCGAGGACGAACTCATAATAAGCAACCCCGCAACGAAGCTCAGCAAGTTCTTCAAGCAGGCAAAGGCGAAACGCAAGTTTGACTTTCTGACAGCGGAAGAGGTACCGCCGTTGCTTCGGGCAGCCAGGGACAGGGACGCCAGACGGAAAAGCGACGCTCCGGAATACTTTCCCCTGTTTCTCTGCGCGATCCATACGGGGATGCGCGAGGGCGAGCTCGCCGGCCTGCAGTGGGCCGATATCGACTGGAACGGCCGTTTCATCCTGGTCGAGCGCAGCGTGGCGGATGGGAAGGTAAGTCCCACCAAGACGGACAAGGCCCGGCGCGTCGACATGTCCGATGATCTCATTGAGGAACTGTCCGGATACCGCCGGCGCCGGCTTGAGGCCGCGATGAGGGACGGCAGGAACGAATTGCCGGAATGGGTCTTTTCCTCCAGCCGGGGGACGGCGCTCGATGTTCGCAACGTCTCGAAACGGGAGTTTCCGAGGTGCCTTGCAAAAGCAAAGCTGCGCCGGATTCGCTTCCATGACCTGCGCCATACCTTCGCCTCGTTGCTGATCCAGAACGGCGAATCCCTGGCCTACGTGAAGGAACAACTCGGGCACTCCAGCATCAAGATCACGGTCGACGTCTACGGCCACCTGGTTCCCGGGGCGAACCGGCAGGCGGTCTGCAAACTGCCATCTTTGAACGGATCGAAGGCGAAGGAAGAAACTACCCGAACGGAGCCTGAATCCGCACCCCAGGCGCACCCTGCGAAGTTGGCGGCTGTAAGTGATACGCCCGACAGGACTTGAACCAGTGACCACAGGTTAAGCAGTCCCTCGTTTCCATTGGAGTCCCGGTGACGAAACCGGCCTAACTTGAGGTAGGTTACGGTCTCGAAACCCCTGTGCGGGTGCTCGGGAAATCCGGCAATGTAATCGTCGGGCTGGTCACTCCTGAATTCATCGAGCAGCAGGAAAGGATCCACGTAGTCGAGCCGCGGCGTCCCCAGGAGGCCGCTCAACTTCACACCGGCCCCTTCCTGGGTGGGAATGCCCTCGAGTATTCGATTCGCAATTCTGTTAGTCATGTAGTGTAAGATGTTCCTTCGCCCCGCAGAGTTACAGCCATGCCGGGATCTGGTGCGGGAGATTCAAACGCGAAAACGGCAGGCCTCAAGAGCTTTGAGAGCCTGACTACCGGCATGTTCTTCAGAGAGCCTTTGAGTCTGGACGCCCCGGCAGTTTATACTGTGCGTGGAGAATTGACATAGTGCCTGCTTATGGCCGGGAAAGAAGACCTCTTCATTGGATCTGGCTGCTGGCCATCCTGATTCTGGCAGTCCTGTTGTTTCTCTCCTATCGACAGGGGCTCTTCACGGGCAGCCGCGGGACCCGAGAAAAGAGCGGCACTGAGCCGCTTCAGCCGGCCTCGAAATCCGTTGCTGAAGGCCCGTCCACTGCGGCTTTGCAGCCTCAGGATTCCACGCTGGGGCAACAGGCCGCCCCCGCTTCCCCGGCATCGGATACCTGGTATACGTCCGTTGCATTCAAGGGGGTCGTGCTGAACGAAACGAACCGCACCCCCGTCGACGGCGCCACGGTTCGCATATTCGCATATTCATCCCCGTCGTCCGTGGTTGATAAGACTACCAGTGCCGGCGGAAAATTCGAAATCGTCGCGCCTCCCGCGTATCGTTATGGAGTGAAAGCCGAGGCCGATGGATTCAGATCCTACCAGGAAGATTCGTTCGTGATCACTCGTCCCTACTACGATCTGGAAATCCTGCTCACGCCGACTCTGCTGCTGCGCGGGCGCGTAGTAGACAGCCTTAATGCTGGAGTCGGCGATGCGCTGGTGCAGCTGCGGCGGGAAGACGACCGAACCCCGGCATTTCTCTCGGTGACCACGGACCAACAGGGCGTTTTTACCTTTACCGAGGTCCCGCGTTATGGGCGTTTGCGGGCCGAAGCCTATCATCCGGCGTTTGACTCGCTGGGCGCGGTAGCCGTCACTCTTCCCGCCGAGAGTGACGTGGTCATTCGAATGACGGCGACCCGAATCACGGGATCCCTCGCGGGCATTGTGACCGACACCGTGCGCAAGCCTGTCGCCGCGGCCAGGATTTCACTCTTCGATCCCAACCAAGGCAGGTTATTGTCTACGGTCCAGACCGACACGCAGGGGCTGTACAGATTCGCCAGAATGCGCGAAGGAAACTACCTCGTGAGGTGCGCGGCGGACGGCTTCGTCGATGCCCGCACCAATCAAGGGATCGCCGCCATCTCAGCCAACAGAGAGGCGCGGCTCGACTTCAGCCTGGAGCCGGGACTGCAGATCCGGGGAGTTGTCGTCAATCAGAAGGAGGAGCCTGTCGTCCAGGCACAGGTGATGTGCTCTCCGGGCAGCATGCAAAGGGGCCGCCAGGCAGGCGACCCCGGCGCCGGTCGCATGGCGATCATGATGAGAGACATGGTCGGTGACCCACAAAGGGGCCGCGGCCTGGAGATCGCCACTACAGACAGCGAGGGACGTTTCCAGATCTCAGGCCTGACCGACACTCAATACCAGGTCACCGTGAGCCACCGGGACTATCAGTCTCTCCTCACGCGCGTCCGACCCTCCAATGAGCCCCAGAAGCTGGTCATGGACGCCGGGCTATCCCTGCGCGGCACCGTGAGCGACGTTCGAGGCGCCGCGGTCGAAAGGTTCACCCTGACTTTCCAGTCGACCGCAGGCAGAAGCGAAAAATCCTACTCATTTACGACCACCGACGGACATTTCGAAATCCGCGGCCTCGCCCGCGACACTTATCAAGTCAGCCTGCAGACATCCGGACGCGGGCGGTTCTCGGGAACCCTCGACCTTTCCGCTTCCACCGAGGTCTTTGTCGTCCTGGATCCCGCGAACGGCGGCAGAGGCCGGAGTCCCTTGAACTTCCTCAAGGCCAGGTAAGACCGCCGGGACGTCGGGAAAGCCGGCCTCGCGTGACAGCGTTCTGTCCGTCCCCGTACCTCAGTCCTCTGCCCCAAAAACATACTTTGCCAGACGCGACCCTCCTCATGTCCCCCAACATCGCCACGATTTTCATGCGCCGCAGCCGTGGCGGCTTGAATTGTTCAAAATGACCCTGCAAGCAGCTCCTCCGGCTGCGTCTTTATAGCAAGAGCCTTCAGAACCATCACTCAGGCTCCGGAGGTTCCTCGACTTCAGAAGGGAGGCTGTCATGCAACTAGGCTCGTTTGCCGCCGTTTTGCTGTCCGGCTCGATGGCACTCGCTACCCAAGGAAGGAATACAACCGGAAGGGTTGTGGTCCCCGCTCCGCCGGCGTCGGCCAGAGTCACTCAGGGGGCGCTTCAGGTCATCGACAAAGACGGCAATGCCACCGCGCTTTGCCCACTCAAGCACACTGACGTCAAAGCATCGATCAGCGGATTTCTCGCCCGCGTGATTGTGACTCAGCAGTTTGTCAACCCAAGCACAGAGAAGATCGAGGCCGTATACACTTTCCCTCTGCCCCAAAATGCCGCAGTCGACGACATGACGCTGACCGTAGGCAACCGG encodes:
- a CDS encoding DUF6364 family protein, giving the protein MNKQKLTLTVDDRLIEPMKIMAVKLKRSLSDITEELYREFLKREGKPKR
- a CDS encoding DUF4785 family protein; this encodes MARPSLHKVTPAAEAKPQQTSFEAEWLEKIGHRLEFLGDLMYDRQDELGTSDLSVGIESLVSYFSHEILRGAELLKQKGGAA
- a CDS encoding site-specific integrase; translation: MGVKVREKVKGSGVWWVFVNHDGERSSTQVGSLKAANRTKEDFEHRVALGLELFPERKPAPTVPTFEKYYEKFERTYLSASCRESTVDRYDQDFRLHLKPKLGAVPLNEIAREQIKELIADMMAKGLSRNSIRNTMATLRVTLNQAIEDELIISNPATKLSKFFKQAKAKRKFDFLTAEEVPPLLRAARDRDARRKSDAPEYFPLFLCAIHTGMREGELAGLQWADIDWNGRFILVERSVADGKVSPTKTDKARRVDMSDDLIEELSGYRRRRLEAAMRDGRNELPEWVFSSSRGTALDVRNVSKREFPRCLAKAKLRRIRFHDLRHTFASLLIQNGESLAYVKEQLGHSSIKITVDVYGHLVPGANRQAVCKLPSLNGSKAKEETTRTEPESAPQAHPAKLAAVSDTPDRT
- a CDS encoding carboxypeptidase-like regulatory domain-containing protein, whose product is MPAYGRERRPLHWIWLLAILILAVLLFLSYRQGLFTGSRGTREKSGTEPLQPASKSVAEGPSTAALQPQDSTLGQQAAPASPASDTWYTSVAFKGVVLNETNRTPVDGATVRIFAYSSPSSVVDKTTSAGGKFEIVAPPAYRYGVKAEADGFRSYQEDSFVITRPYYDLEILLTPTLLLRGRVVDSLNAGVGDALVQLRREDDRTPAFLSVTTDQQGVFTFTEVPRYGRLRAEAYHPAFDSLGAVAVTLPAESDVVIRMTATRITGSLAGIVTDTVRKPVAAARISLFDPNQGRLLSTVQTDTQGLYRFARMREGNYLVRCAADGFVDARTNQGIAAISANREARLDFSLEPGLQIRGVVVNQKEEPVVQAQVMCSPGSMQRGRQAGDPGAGRMAIMMRDMVGDPQRGRGLEIATTDSEGRFQISGLTDTQYQVTVSHRDYQSLLTRVRPSNEPQKLVMDAGLSLRGTVSDVRGAAVERFTLTFQSTAGRSEKSYSFTTTDGHFEIRGLARDTYQVSLQTSGRGRFSGTLDLSASTEVFVVLDPANGGRGRSPLNFLKAR